From Xanthocytophaga agilis, the proteins below share one genomic window:
- a CDS encoding LytTR family DNA-binding domain-containing protein → MKLTAIAIDDEPSALEVVSRHASKVPFLELVATFTDAFDAIPFLRQNRIDLLFVDIKMPDISGIEFVQTLSRVPMVVFTTAYSEYAVQGFELDAIDYLLKPFSLVRFTKSCTKALEIKTLREGDSEKFIFVKTGYEEEKVLLDDIFYIESDGNYLIFTLKGRKLLSRQTMTDILQMLPEGAFIRVHRSYIIAISKIEKISRHQLWIADHEIPIGASYEESLITIRERINAR, encoded by the coding sequence ATGAAACTTACCGCTATTGCTATTGACGACGAACCCAGTGCATTGGAAGTTGTATCCAGACATGCCTCAAAGGTGCCTTTCCTGGAACTTGTTGCTACGTTTACAGATGCCTTTGATGCTATTCCTTTTCTTCGGCAAAACCGTATAGATCTGTTGTTTGTAGACATTAAAATGCCTGATATCTCAGGAATTGAGTTTGTGCAGACGTTGTCAAGAGTGCCGATGGTTGTATTTACTACCGCTTATTCCGAATATGCCGTCCAGGGTTTTGAACTGGATGCTATTGATTACCTGCTGAAACCTTTTTCATTGGTACGATTTACCAAGTCGTGTACAAAAGCCCTGGAAATAAAGACACTTCGGGAAGGCGATTCAGAGAAGTTTATTTTTGTCAAAACAGGGTATGAAGAAGAAAAAGTGTTGCTGGATGATATATTCTACATTGAGTCAGATGGAAACTATCTGATCTTTACGCTGAAAGGCCGAAAGCTGTTAAGCCGGCAAACTATGACAGATATTCTTCAGATGCTGCCGGAAGGGGCATTTATTCGGGTACACCGATCCTATATTATTGCTATTTCTAAAATTGAAAAAATTTCTCGTCATCAGCTTTGGATAGCTGACCATGAAATCCCCATTGGCGCTTCCTATGAAGAAAGCCTGATAACGATTCGGGAACGCATCAATGCCCGATAG
- a CDS encoding serine hydrolase domain-containing protein, whose product MKTYLTLFFLEICLLLIGCMSTVRAQPTRRYTAEIEKRIKQVEQNLCTWMQIDGRPNWTLAERMRFYNVKGVSIAVIHNYQIEWAKGYGWADTTDKRPVSENTLFQAASISKSLNAIGCLKLVQNQQVALDKDINQYLKRWKFPYDSLAHRKVITLGNLLSHTAGLSVHGFAGYTDKEPRPSLLQVLDGLPPANSPAVRLMAEPGTTMEYSGGGTTLTQLLVEDVTQKTYAQYMQTEVLNPLGMVHSTFAQPPAVKLQHELATGYRYDGKPIGSLFHIYPEQAAAGLWTTPTDIATFVLEMQLSLQGKSSKVLSPKMTRRMLTPYLPRYDVALGTFIFMREGKEAAYFQHTGLNEGFSSVYYGSVEGGNGVVIMCNSDNFGLIRELVNSVASIYTWKDFYNPVVKKEIKVASATTDAYIGSYTWSEAPDQTITVYKQGEKLLYHNSTSRNTWEMHFTDDTTFFLYELPQNEYTFSRDANGSIDGIQGQREDQEWKLSKIK is encoded by the coding sequence ATGAAAACATACTTAACGCTATTCTTCCTTGAGATATGCCTCCTTCTTATAGGATGTATGTCAACAGTCAGAGCCCAGCCTACCAGGCGCTACACGGCTGAGATCGAAAAACGGATCAAGCAGGTAGAGCAGAATTTGTGCACCTGGATGCAGATTGACGGAAGACCTAACTGGACACTGGCTGAACGGATGCGTTTTTACAATGTAAAGGGGGTAAGTATTGCTGTGATCCATAACTACCAGATCGAATGGGCAAAGGGATACGGCTGGGCAGATACCACAGATAAAAGACCTGTTTCAGAAAATACACTGTTTCAGGCAGCCTCAATCAGCAAGTCGCTGAATGCCATAGGATGCCTGAAGCTGGTACAGAATCAGCAGGTAGCACTGGACAAAGATATTAATCAGTACCTGAAACGCTGGAAGTTTCCGTATGACTCCCTGGCACATAGAAAAGTAATTACTCTTGGCAATCTGCTAAGTCATACTGCCGGGCTCTCAGTACATGGATTTGCTGGCTATACAGACAAGGAGCCTCGTCCTTCTTTGCTACAGGTACTGGATGGCTTGCCACCTGCCAACTCTCCGGCAGTACGGTTAATGGCAGAGCCCGGCACCACAATGGAGTACTCAGGAGGAGGCACTACCCTTACACAACTTCTGGTAGAAGATGTGACCCAAAAGACGTATGCTCAGTACATGCAGACAGAGGTTCTGAACCCCTTAGGGATGGTACACAGTACCTTTGCTCAGCCCCCTGCTGTAAAATTACAACATGAGCTGGCTACAGGCTATCGGTATGATGGTAAGCCAATAGGAAGTTTGTTCCATATCTATCCTGAACAAGCTGCAGCAGGCTTATGGACTACCCCAACGGATATTGCTACATTTGTGCTGGAGATGCAGTTATCCTTGCAAGGCAAATCCAGTAAGGTATTATCGCCCAAAATGACACGTCGTATGCTTACACCTTATTTGCCTCGTTACGATGTGGCTTTGGGTACATTCATTTTTATGAGGGAAGGAAAGGAGGCTGCCTATTTTCAGCATACTGGTTTGAATGAAGGCTTTTCGTCTGTATATTATGGTTCTGTAGAGGGAGGGAATGGAGTCGTAATTATGTGTAATTCCGATAACTTCGGACTAATCCGGGAATTGGTAAACAGTGTAGCTTCTATATATACCTGGAAAGATTTTTACAATCCGGTAGTGAAAAAAGAGATAAAAGTGGCTTCTGCTACTACAGATGCTTATATTGGAAGCTATACCTGGAGTGAAGCACCTGATCAGACTATTACAGTATATAAACAGGGTGAAAAGCTTCTATACCACAATAGTACTTCCCGCAATACCTGGGAGATGCATTTTACAGATGATACTACATTCTTTTTGTATGAGCTTCCTCAAAACGAGTATACATTTTCGAGAGATGCGAATGGCAGCATTGATGGTATACAGGGACAAAGAGAAGATCAGGAATGGAAACTATCCAAGATAAAATAA
- a CDS encoding sensor histidine kinase, with the protein MHTLNKVRFYEALFIFIATIIYLVRRYFEEYQNLFKFLSEPELQGGVAYQIAEIEGYNFGVNTCLPVAGCTIFFVAAWYVFHYHTFPKIKEAQQDDKTFIFLVMTLVLAGAGVFVYLYFRQFPQYYRDENGNVIGAGAYSLYRQRNVISSTVVMLTIIGYYECVAQLYYYIHTKLNEDQKGNQVYIGYFLLICLASLILGFALIGEVPEFLFDMPMENLADGTFRYFFYMLVLGLLVFILQKFCYDRLLPAIQHSAWNLVIQYLVIYFIICIAGTAMTWIAANDFDLEISRNKRIVAILTILLIVPLVIMYLRQVFTKEKIQLQTQISHKSAELIALRLQINPHFLFNALNTLYAAALRENAEKTSDGIQKLGDMMRFMLHENNQERIPLTKETEYLYNYIAIQRMRLDESHPIEIRVNIQQPDKEIYIAPMLLNPFVENAFKHGISFRQPSWIYITLTLDATHLYFKVHNSMHAKLENDPEENKSGVGLENVRKRLDLLYPDRYTLNIEQSGQDYFASLVLRYW; encoded by the coding sequence ATGCACACGCTCAACAAGGTCAGGTTCTACGAAGCCCTCTTTATTTTTATTGCCACTATCATTTATCTGGTACGTCGTTATTTTGAGGAATACCAGAATCTGTTTAAGTTTCTGTCTGAGCCTGAGTTACAGGGTGGAGTTGCCTATCAGATAGCAGAAATTGAAGGGTATAACTTTGGGGTAAATACGTGTCTGCCTGTTGCTGGATGCACTATCTTTTTTGTTGCAGCCTGGTATGTGTTTCATTACCATACTTTTCCCAAAATCAAAGAGGCACAACAGGACGACAAAACCTTCATTTTTTTGGTCATGACATTGGTATTAGCAGGAGCAGGGGTTTTTGTTTATCTGTACTTTCGGCAATTTCCGCAATACTATCGCGATGAAAACGGGAATGTTATTGGGGCAGGGGCTTACTCTCTGTATCGTCAGCGTAATGTCATATCCTCTACGGTGGTAATGCTCACCATCATTGGATATTATGAATGTGTAGCTCAACTCTATTATTATATTCATACCAAACTCAACGAAGATCAGAAGGGGAATCAGGTATACATTGGGTATTTTCTACTGATATGCCTGGCTTCACTAATACTAGGCTTTGCTTTAATAGGCGAGGTGCCGGAATTTCTGTTTGATATGCCTATGGAAAACCTGGCTGATGGCACATTCCGGTATTTCTTTTATATGCTGGTGCTGGGGTTATTGGTTTTTATTCTGCAAAAGTTCTGCTATGACCGATTGCTCCCTGCCATTCAACATTCGGCCTGGAATCTGGTTATTCAGTATCTGGTTATTTACTTTATTATATGTATAGCTGGTACAGCCATGACCTGGATTGCGGCCAATGATTTTGATCTGGAAATAAGCCGCAACAAGAGAATTGTAGCTATTCTGACTATATTGCTGATTGTTCCTTTGGTAATTATGTATCTGCGGCAGGTCTTTACCAAAGAAAAGATCCAGTTGCAGACACAGATTTCGCATAAATCAGCTGAACTAATTGCACTTCGTTTGCAGATCAACCCTCACTTTTTGTTCAACGCTCTCAACACACTATATGCTGCTGCCTTGCGAGAAAATGCCGAAAAAACATCAGATGGCATTCAGAAGTTAGGCGATATGATGCGGTTTATGCTCCATGAAAATAATCAGGAGCGAATACCCTTAACCAAGGAAACGGAATATTTGTATAACTACATTGCTATACAGCGTATGCGTCTGGATGAATCCCACCCTATCGAAATACGGGTAAACATTCAACAGCCAGACAAAGAAATATACATTGCTCCCATGTTGTTGAACCCCTTTGTCGAGAATGCCTTCAAACATGGTATCAGCTTCCGGCAACCTTCCTGGATATATATCACGCTTACGCTGGATGCTACACACCTATATTTTAAAGTACACAATTCGATGCATGCCAAGCTGGAAAATGATCCGGAAGAGAATAAATCTGGAGTTGGTCTGGAAAATGTACGCAAGCGGCTGGATTTGCTTTATCCGGATCGATATACACTCAATATAGAACAGTCAGGACAGGATTATTTTGCTTCTCTGGTTTTGCGTTATTGGTAA
- a CDS encoding Na+/H+ antiporter has product MHQTLLLCISLLLAVSLFVMLGQRLRIPVPIFLVLSGLVVSWIPGVPRISIDPDLIFLIFLPPLLYEAAWYTSWKEFWRWRRIIVVLAFGLVVFTAFAVAYVSQALIPGFTMALGFLLGGIISPPDAVAASSVLKEIKVPKRVINILEGESLVNDAASLVVFRFALAAIVSGSFVWKDAATGFFSVTIFGIGVGLGVAGVFYVVHRWLPATTRINILMTFMAPYVMYLAAEELHVSGVMAVVSGGLFLSYHRHQIFNHTVRIQGAGMWATVVFAMNGLVFILIGLELPVIVNGLDGYSKGEVIWYAIVITLLVIVTRMVVVMFTSIFTRIVGGVIPVAERRPGWRGPIIVGWAGMRGVVSLASALSIPLTLDTGAAFPHRNLILFITFIVILVTLVFQGLTLPYIIRKVNYADPDHLASEHEQIAAIRKKLLQVALIQLEENHSDKVITNELIANLKNRMEDDLYLQTNHLEAVVLDEEKMAEYNEVFADIVAAKRKELYQLRHRNEFDDEVIRKEEAWIDLEQEKINHSVH; this is encoded by the coding sequence ATGCATCAAACCTTACTATTATGTATTTCTTTATTACTGGCAGTTTCGTTATTTGTAATGCTTGGGCAGCGCCTCCGCATTCCTGTTCCGATCTTTCTGGTATTGAGTGGTCTTGTCGTAAGCTGGATTCCGGGAGTACCACGTATATCGATTGATCCAGATCTAATCTTTCTGATCTTTCTGCCACCCTTATTGTATGAAGCGGCCTGGTATACTTCCTGGAAAGAGTTCTGGCGATGGAGACGTATCATTGTTGTACTGGCTTTTGGCCTCGTTGTATTTACTGCCTTTGCGGTTGCCTATGTTTCACAGGCTCTGATTCCGGGTTTTACAATGGCGCTGGGATTTCTATTGGGAGGCATCATTTCGCCACCGGATGCTGTTGCAGCTTCTTCTGTCCTGAAAGAGATTAAAGTTCCCAAGAGGGTTATTAACATTCTGGAAGGAGAAAGTCTGGTCAATGATGCAGCCAGCTTGGTTGTATTTCGGTTTGCCCTGGCAGCTATAGTATCTGGCTCGTTTGTCTGGAAAGATGCAGCAACAGGCTTTTTTTCAGTTACAATTTTTGGCATTGGCGTTGGATTAGGCGTTGCAGGTGTGTTTTATGTGGTTCATCGATGGCTCCCGGCTACTACACGTATCAATATTCTAATGACCTTTATGGCTCCTTATGTCATGTATCTGGCAGCAGAGGAACTTCATGTGTCGGGTGTAATGGCAGTGGTAAGTGGAGGGTTATTCCTGTCCTATCACAGACATCAGATTTTTAATCATACAGTCCGTATTCAGGGAGCTGGCATGTGGGCTACTGTAGTATTTGCGATGAATGGATTAGTTTTTATCCTTATAGGTTTGGAACTGCCTGTCATTGTCAATGGGCTGGATGGCTATTCCAAAGGAGAGGTGATATGGTATGCGATTGTTATCACATTGCTGGTTATTGTTACACGGATGGTAGTGGTGATGTTCACCTCTATTTTTACACGGATAGTAGGAGGAGTGATTCCGGTAGCCGAACGAAGACCAGGCTGGCGTGGACCTATCATTGTAGGTTGGGCAGGTATGCGAGGGGTGGTTTCTCTTGCGTCCGCCTTATCCATTCCGCTTACACTGGATACAGGAGCAGCATTTCCACACCGAAATCTGATTCTGTTTATCACGTTCATAGTTATTCTGGTTACACTGGTATTCCAGGGGTTAACTTTACCCTATATTATCCGAAAGGTCAATTACGCGGATCCTGATCATCTGGCTTCTGAACATGAACAGATTGCAGCCATCCGAAAAAAACTGCTTCAGGTAGCCCTTATACAATTGGAAGAAAATCATTCAGACAAAGTCATTACCAATGAACTGATTGCCAACCTAAAAAACCGGATGGAGGATGATCTGTACCTGCAAACTAACCATTTGGAAGCAGTAGTACTTGATGAAGAGAAAATGGCGGAATATAATGAAGTCTTTGCGGATATAGTAGCCGCTAAACGAAAGGAGTTGTATCAGTTACGCCACAGAAATGAGTTTGATGACGAGGTAATCCGAAAAGAAGAAGCCTGGATTGACCTGGAACAGGAAAAGATTAATCATTCTGTACACTAA
- a CDS encoding outer membrane beta-barrel protein produces the protein MLKFLSLTAVLLLSTVLLHAQVIVRGQVTDSNHIPVYLATVRLSTEADSLLLTGVQTDSAGKFVFRGLQTGHYRFQVSLLGHQAYVGQFTIYPEQATIQLETIVMAEDAKQLAEVIVKGERNAIRYEPMKTVIQVAGNSLFKSSSNILDILRKAPGLTVDPDGSILVSGRNTPAIFINGKPVPMSAEESLAYLKALSPDMIESIDLIANPSAQYDGQYKAIIDIKLRQNQSLGWKGLFNSAFRQNMYSSSDNTLNVAYRSKRATYILRTGYVGGDDYYLYTALQHLANTNIMTTHTHTRTTNNNLNLQATVDYTINPQHTIEVSLKTYRANRNATTVNQLSFREPIQYELLDVRQTTNKYAPIQINDALNVAYTLTFSKNSRLNLFGSLTNIQNRQNEDIQIWNQFLNERTNYWKTTLRNTIAIRNIQADYSRNTQSGNWQTGAKLAIVRTNNDLRYDTLNTEQQFVPDAGRTNRFTYDEYIHAGYVSYGYKRNKLDMRVSLRTEYTRTIANSVLQNTVRKREYITWLPGINASYQLGQDHRISLNANRRITRPDFSQLNPFRFYYSPLNYWVGNPYLRPSVTTSANLSYAYHAFTVGITAGREKDYMVRYPEYNRTTNELLYLGTNLPYADFANLETSYGSNLTQWWKMTHNLGIYYLKQQMPYLGKVYAIGVTDFSINGSHVFTLPKGVTADLTYRYQSKGGSSLYVRKAFGSADIGLQKSWLKDKLNTRLTFYDIFYTHAYKLVFREKEIIDNQLAHRYATRRLVFTLVYNFGTGNYTSKDNRTTDEEKRAK, from the coding sequence ATGCTTAAATTTCTTTCTCTAACTGCTGTGCTGTTACTGAGCACTGTTTTACTTCATGCCCAGGTTATTGTTCGTGGACAGGTCACGGACAGCAATCATATTCCTGTCTATCTTGCTACAGTGAGACTATCTACAGAGGCAGATTCGTTGTTGCTGACAGGTGTACAAACAGATTCTGCAGGTAAGTTTGTGTTTAGAGGGCTACAGACTGGCCATTATAGATTTCAGGTGTCTTTGCTGGGTCATCAGGCTTATGTAGGTCAATTTACTATTTATCCTGAACAGGCAACCATACAGCTTGAAACTATCGTTATGGCAGAAGATGCCAAACAGTTAGCGGAGGTAATTGTAAAAGGTGAGAGAAATGCTATCCGCTATGAACCCATGAAAACCGTAATTCAGGTAGCTGGCAATAGCCTGTTTAAATCCTCCTCCAATATTCTGGATATTTTGCGTAAAGCTCCCGGACTCACTGTTGACCCGGATGGTTCTATTCTGGTATCAGGGAGAAATACTCCCGCTATTTTTATCAACGGCAAACCTGTACCTATGAGTGCGGAGGAATCCCTGGCTTACCTGAAAGCCTTGTCTCCTGATATGATTGAGTCCATAGACCTTATTGCCAATCCGTCTGCCCAATACGATGGTCAATACAAAGCCATTATTGATATCAAGTTAAGACAAAATCAGTCGTTGGGTTGGAAAGGCCTCTTCAACTCCGCATTTCGTCAGAATATGTACTCGTCCTCAGACAATACACTGAATGTTGCTTACCGTTCCAAACGGGCTACCTATATACTCAGAACAGGCTATGTAGGAGGCGACGACTACTATCTGTATACTGCCTTGCAACATCTGGCTAATACAAATATCATGACAACCCATACCCACACACGTACTACCAATAATAACCTGAACCTTCAGGCAACTGTTGATTATACGATAAATCCTCAGCATACCATTGAGGTCTCTCTTAAAACATATAGAGCCAATCGAAATGCGACTACTGTTAACCAGCTTTCGTTTCGGGAACCTATACAGTATGAACTCCTGGATGTTCGTCAAACCACCAATAAATATGCTCCGATACAAATCAATGATGCCTTGAACGTGGCTTATACTCTGACCTTTTCAAAAAACAGTCGGCTGAATTTATTTGGCTCACTGACAAATATCCAGAATCGACAGAATGAAGACATTCAGATTTGGAATCAATTTTTGAATGAACGGACAAATTACTGGAAAACAACCCTGAGAAATACTATAGCGATTCGAAATATACAGGCCGATTATTCCCGAAATACACAATCAGGTAACTGGCAGACAGGAGCTAAGTTGGCTATAGTGCGTACAAACAATGATCTGCGTTATGATACATTAAATACGGAGCAACAATTTGTGCCTGATGCCGGGCGGACCAATCGGTTTACGTATGACGAATACATTCATGCCGGGTATGTTTCCTATGGGTATAAACGTAATAAACTTGATATGAGAGTAAGTCTCCGTACAGAATACACACGTACTATCGCGAACTCTGTCTTACAAAATACTGTACGAAAACGAGAGTATATTACCTGGCTACCCGGAATAAATGCCAGCTATCAACTAGGACAAGATCACCGCATTAGCCTAAATGCAAATCGACGCATTACACGTCCGGATTTTAGTCAGTTAAATCCTTTTCGTTTCTATTATAGCCCTCTCAATTATTGGGTAGGCAACCCATACCTGCGTCCTTCAGTTACAACATCGGCAAATCTGTCGTATGCCTATCATGCTTTTACAGTTGGTATAACAGCAGGGAGAGAAAAAGACTATATGGTTCGCTATCCGGAATACAACCGGACCACCAATGAGTTGCTGTATCTGGGTACTAACCTGCCTTATGCAGATTTTGCCAATCTGGAAACCAGCTATGGCTCTAACCTTACTCAGTGGTGGAAAATGACACATAACCTGGGTATTTATTATTTAAAACAACAGATGCCTTATCTGGGAAAGGTTTATGCGATAGGAGTCACGGATTTTAGTATCAATGGAAGTCATGTTTTTACTTTACCTAAGGGAGTTACGGCAGATCTTACCTATCGGTATCAGTCAAAGGGAGGTAGTAGCCTGTATGTACGCAAAGCCTTCGGCTCAGCAGATATTGGATTACAGAAAAGCTGGCTAAAGGATAAGCTAAATACCCGACTAACCTTCTATGATATTTTCTATACACATGCATACAAACTGGTATTTCGGGAAAAAGAAATCATAGATAACCAATTGGCACATCGTTATGCTACCCGTCGGCTGGTATTTACACTTGTATATAATTTCGGAACAGGCAACTATACCAGTAAGGACAACAGAACGACAGATGAAGAAAAAAGAGCAAAGTAA
- a CDS encoding helix-turn-helix domain-containing protein, translated as MHDGKYILFFIGALGAFNGILLAIYFMFLAKRRNLSSFFLGCLMAALSLRIGKAVLIYFDSNLPEIYRQIGISACLLIGPALFFFLKSSIDQLTQVPRSWKYQIGALLAAIVFMGVMYRYATYPELWRKYSIQVVYAVWTLYIIAAGVVIRGLFARIRSTSDALKPAENWLLAIYSVNVAIFLSFMMAYLIRDICETYYGGAIIFSLVLYAMIFIHLYHSRTAEQFYVVPAKNPVRKVDEATVMNLVTTLEQQMVKGGLFKNPNLTLSELAKSINIPAHQLSQLLNDNLGKNFTSYVNEYRIEEACRMIAQGHPFSLEAIGYEVGFNSKSTFYTAFKKIKATTPLMYKEDLAKRSDASLVR; from the coding sequence ATGCATGATGGTAAATATATCCTGTTCTTTATTGGAGCTCTGGGAGCTTTTAATGGTATTCTGCTGGCCATTTATTTTATGTTTCTGGCTAAACGAAGAAATCTTTCCAGCTTTTTCCTGGGATGTTTGATGGCTGCACTGAGTCTGCGTATTGGTAAGGCCGTATTAATATATTTTGATTCTAATCTACCTGAAATCTATCGACAGATTGGAATTTCAGCTTGTCTGTTGATTGGGCCAGCGTTATTTTTCTTTCTTAAATCGTCTATTGATCAGTTAACACAAGTCCCCCGTAGCTGGAAATACCAGATAGGAGCCTTGCTGGCAGCGATTGTTTTTATGGGAGTAATGTACCGTTATGCTACCTATCCCGAACTTTGGAGGAAATATAGTATTCAGGTTGTGTATGCTGTATGGACGTTGTATATCATTGCAGCTGGAGTAGTTATAAGAGGTCTTTTTGCCCGTATCCGTAGTACAAGTGATGCACTTAAACCTGCTGAAAACTGGTTGCTGGCTATCTATTCAGTAAACGTGGCTATATTTCTATCGTTTATGATGGCCTATTTAATCCGAGATATTTGTGAAACCTACTATGGTGGAGCTATTATATTCTCATTGGTGTTATATGCAATGATTTTTATACATCTGTATCACAGCCGGACTGCAGAACAATTTTATGTGGTTCCGGCAAAAAATCCGGTCAGGAAGGTAGATGAGGCTACAGTTATGAATTTAGTAACAACATTGGAGCAGCAAATGGTTAAAGGGGGATTATTCAAAAATCCCAACCTCACACTAAGTGAACTGGCTAAATCGATAAACATACCTGCTCATCAGTTGTCACAATTACTGAACGACAATCTGGGAAAGAACTTTACATCCTATGTGAATGAGTATCGGATTGAAGAAGCCTGTCGGATGATAGCCCAGGGGCATCCGTTTTCTTTAGAAGCTATAGGCTATGAAGTAGGCTTTAATTCCAAATCCACTTTCTATACTGCATTTAAGAAGATCAAAGCTACCACACCACTTATGTATAAAGAGGATCTAGCGAAACGATCGGATGCCTCTTTAGTACGTTAA